One Terriglobia bacterium genomic region harbors:
- a CDS encoding DUF3108 domain-containing protein: MKQTISRYLARMPKVQTIVRNSTPMIYRVSLTLAFFVALALVTGKSRSATEAAPQSAKPPAAVEVENQTLNYNVYWRAASAGVASIRVDRDPSSGQLKITGDAHSSRFVSTLYRVEDQFESLVALKNFCSLRIMKRINEGRRHRETIVDFPPGQKTAQLQDRNLLLPSSPIRKAQTATPGCVQDVLSALFYMQTQPFTVGNSVQFPVNDGGKTYNVTVEIQQRETIKTDAGTFQAIRVEPKVFEGLFRQAGRMYVWYTDEPRHRLVQLKARISVGTITASLASSSGTQPGASTSELRH, encoded by the coding sequence ATGAAACAGACCATATCGCGATATCTGGCACGGATGCCAAAGGTTCAAACCATCGTCCGCAACTCCACCCCGATGATTTACAGGGTGAGCCTGACCCTGGCCTTCTTTGTTGCTTTGGCTCTGGTGACCGGAAAATCCCGGAGTGCAACGGAGGCCGCGCCACAGTCTGCAAAACCGCCGGCCGCCGTTGAAGTCGAGAATCAGACGTTGAACTATAATGTCTACTGGAGAGCCGCAAGTGCCGGGGTGGCCAGCATTCGAGTCGACCGCGATCCCTCCTCTGGCCAATTGAAGATCACCGGGGATGCTCATTCCAGCCGGTTCGTGTCTACGCTTTACCGTGTAGAGGACCAATTTGAGTCTTTGGTTGCTCTCAAGAATTTTTGTTCCCTTCGGATCATGAAGCGGATCAACGAAGGCCGCCGACACCGTGAAACGATTGTCGATTTCCCCCCTGGTCAAAAGACGGCCCAGTTGCAGGATCGCAATCTCCTTCTCCCCTCGTCTCCCATCCGGAAGGCCCAGACGGCCACGCCGGGTTGTGTGCAGGACGTCCTTTCGGCGCTTTTCTATATGCAGACCCAGCCGTTCACAGTGGGCAATTCGGTCCAGTTCCCTGTCAATGACGGGGGCAAAACCTACAACGTGACTGTGGAGATACAGCAACGGGAAACCATAAAAACGGATGCCGGGACATTTCAAGCCATCCGGGTCGAGCCGAAGGTGTTCGAAGGATTGTTCCGTCAAGCCGGACGGATGTATGTTTGGTACACGGACGAACCCCGCCATCGCCTTGTACAATTGAAGGCTCGCATTTCTGTGGGCACCATTACTGCGTCCCTGGCCTCATCGTCTGGGACCCAGCCCGGCGCATCAACCTCTGAGCTGAGGCACTGA
- a CDS encoding isoprenylcysteine carboxylmethyltransferase family protein has translation MSRPSFGRRLARWRVPLGFMVAIVYFVLARPTLLSISSGAPVALFGVGWRAWASGLIRKNATLARDGPYGLSRNPLYFGSFLIALGFAWAAHRVILMLGIVLFFLAIYWPVMRQEEEHLKGLFGDAFSAYAREVPLFLPWRGKSRRGEGQVSFSWGLYWRNREYNVLLGFCSAVALLFLIKYLRGS, from the coding sequence ATGAGCAGACCTTCATTCGGCCGTCGCCTTGCCCGATGGCGGGTGCCCCTTGGCTTTATGGTGGCGATTGTGTATTTTGTTTTGGCGCGTCCCACACTGCTGTCGATAAGTTCCGGCGCACCAGTGGCCCTCTTCGGAGTGGGATGGCGGGCCTGGGCCTCGGGATTGATCAGAAAGAATGCGACCTTAGCCCGGGATGGGCCGTATGGACTTTCGAGAAATCCGCTCTACTTCGGGAGTTTTCTCATTGCCCTCGGCTTTGCGTGGGCCGCTCACCGCGTGATCCTCATGCTGGGGATTGTGCTGTTTTTCCTGGCGATTTATTGGCCTGTGATGCGACAAGAGGAAGAGCATCTGAAAGGCCTTTTTGGCGACGCTTTCTCTGCCTATGCACGGGAGGTCCCCCTTTTTCTCCCCTGGAGGGGGAAGTCGCGCCGGGGAGAAGGACAGGTTTCATTCTCTTGGGGCCTATATTGGCGGAATCGCGAGTATAATGTCCTCCTGGGTTTTTGTAGTGCAGTGGCATTGCTGTTTCTTATAAAATACCTGAGGGGTTCTTGA